From the Amycolatopsis thermoflava N1165 genome, one window contains:
- a CDS encoding M16 family metallopeptidase, translating into MARQIAGHEQAAGITRTLEIGANGQVVKRTVLPGGLRVVTEHVPGVRSATVGLWVGVGSRDEPPKVAGAAHYLEHLLFKGTTNRSAVQIAEEIDAVGGELNAFTAKEHTCYYAQVLDEDLPLAMDLVTDVVFEALCAESDVDTERSVVLEEIAMRDDDPEDLLHDTFVTTVLGSHPLARPVLGTTESITGMSASGLRGFYRRRYTLPKMVLAVAGNVEHAQVLRLARKALRGRLSGSDTPVPPRAGKARVAAERRLVLHSDDTEQAHVMLGMKALSRHDERRYALSVLNAALGGGMSSRLFQEVREQRGLAYQVYSSVATYADTGHFSVYAGCQPERLGEVSAVLRDVLGQVGKDGFTDAEVARAKGQLRGGIVLGLEDTASRMSRIGKQELNYGVHLTVDESVERIAAVTTEEVCELARTLFGTPGGVTAAAVVGPYASEQDLPEDLHEVIAK; encoded by the coding sequence ATGGCGCGACAGATTGCCGGGCACGAGCAGGCCGCGGGCATCACGCGGACGCTCGAAATCGGGGCGAACGGCCAGGTTGTGAAGCGCACCGTGCTGCCGGGCGGGCTGCGGGTGGTCACCGAGCACGTGCCGGGGGTGCGGTCGGCGACGGTCGGCCTGTGGGTCGGGGTCGGCTCGCGGGACGAGCCGCCGAAGGTGGCCGGGGCGGCGCACTACCTGGAGCACCTGCTGTTCAAGGGCACCACCAACCGGTCCGCGGTGCAGATCGCCGAGGAGATCGACGCGGTCGGCGGTGAGCTGAACGCGTTCACCGCGAAGGAGCACACCTGCTACTACGCGCAGGTGCTCGACGAGGACCTGCCGCTGGCGATGGACCTGGTCACCGACGTGGTGTTCGAGGCGCTCTGCGCGGAGTCCGATGTGGACACCGAGCGCAGCGTGGTGCTCGAGGAGATCGCCATGCGCGACGACGATCCCGAGGACCTGCTGCACGACACATTCGTGACCACGGTCCTGGGCTCGCACCCGCTGGCGCGCCCGGTGCTGGGCACCACCGAGTCGATCACCGGCATGTCGGCGAGCGGGCTGCGCGGGTTCTACCGGCGCCGCTACACGCTGCCGAAGATGGTGCTCGCAGTGGCGGGCAACGTCGAGCACGCGCAGGTCCTCCGCCTGGCGCGCAAGGCGTTGCGCGGCCGTCTGTCCGGTTCGGACACCCCGGTGCCGCCGCGGGCGGGCAAGGCGCGGGTGGCCGCGGAGCGGCGGCTGGTGCTGCACAGCGACGACACCGAGCAGGCCCATGTCATGCTCGGCATGAAGGCGCTGTCGCGGCACGACGAGCGCCGGTACGCGCTGTCGGTGCTCAACGCCGCGCTCGGCGGCGGCATGAGCTCGCGGCTGTTCCAGGAGGTGCGCGAGCAGCGCGGCCTGGCCTACCAGGTGTACTCCTCGGTGGCGACCTACGCCGACACCGGCCACTTCTCCGTGTACGCGGGCTGCCAGCCGGAGCGGCTGGGCGAGGTGTCGGCGGTGCTGCGGGACGTGCTCGGGCAGGTCGGCAAGGACGGCTTCACCGACGCCGAGGTCGCGCGCGCCAAGGGGCAGCTGCGCGGCGGGATCGTGCTGGGCCTGGAGGACACCGCGTCGCGGATGTCGCGCATCGGCAAGCAGGAGCTCAACTACGGCGTGCACCTCACCGTCGACGAGTCGGTGGAGCGGATCGCCGCGGTGACCACCGAGGAGGTGTGTGAGCTGGCCCGCACCCTGTTCGGGACGCCGGGAGGGGTCACCGCCGCCGCGGTGGTCGGGCCGTACGCTTCCGAGCAGGACCTACCGGAAGATCTGCACGAGGTGATCGCGAAATGA